One segment of Carya illinoinensis cultivar Pawnee chromosome 1, C.illinoinensisPawnee_v1, whole genome shotgun sequence DNA contains the following:
- the LOC122305034 gene encoding probable receptor-like protein kinase At2g23200 isoform X2: MDQNRVAIDSNQSSIESPLYQTARVFMHNSSYEFDIDTIGTYFVRLHFFAFSSTSNPTDLSTALFDVWTSGFSLLLNFTAKNSSYSPIIKEFLFSILSPGKFKVYFVPRGSSFAFINAMEVFLAPDNLINDTARHVTAAGNTNDYKGVLSKALHTIYRINVGGPKVTPENDTLLRNWVPDTDYIYNPDKAKNVFQPSRPRYNPDYASQYTAPDPVYQTAKTMNINSSGQADFFNITWGFHVRRNARHLVRVHFCDIVGKSVADLTFNLYIYSRFSKKIGSYEYVDFLNTPFYEKFVVDSDDSGTMNISIGPRDDSSEKNAYLNGLEIMEILETSGSVPTVSERKNKHVFLVVVSVLGGLVLICILAVGFFWIFKCRKQKPLENSDWSPIPVFGVGSSHSRATEGSLLPNFYLALKVPLAEILSATNNFDTRLLIGKGGFGNVYRGTLRHGQKIAVKRSEPGSNQGFPEFQTEVIVLSKIRHRHLVSLIGYCEERSEMILVYEFMEKGTLKDHLYASDVPRLSWKQRLEICIGAARGLQYLHKGSAGGIIHRDVKSTNILLDEYYVAKVADFGLSKTGPLDDTHVSTIVKGTFGYLDPEYVRSQQLTEKSDVYAFGVVLLEVLCARPAINVMLPGKQVNLADWAMLCKKEGSLEEIVDPSLKGQIDPSSQRRFIETAEKCLQEFGADRPTMDDVVWDLEYALQLQQTAMRREPHEDSLGDGLSGLALPNVQRLPTFSVTMDGSDMPVMRNDGSNVKADDGFSQMKMDDAR; encoded by the coding sequence ATGGATCAAAACAGAGTCGCGATTGACAGCAACCAGTCTTCAATTGAATCACCTCTGTATCAGACAGCAAGAGTTTTTATGCACAACTCTTCGTATGAGTTCGATATCGACACTATTGGTACTTATTTTGTTCGCCTCCATTTCTTTGCTTTCTCCTCCACAAGCAATCCAACTGATCTCTCCACAGCGCTTTTTGACGTCTGGACTTCCGGGTTCTCACTGTTACTTAATTTCACTGCCAAAAACAGTAGCTACTCTCCTATAATAAAGGAATTCTTATTTAGCATACTCAGTCCTGGCAAATTCAAAGTGTATTTTGTTCCTCGGGGATCATCGTTTGCATTTATAAATGCTATGGAAGTCTTCCTTGCCCCTGACAATCTGATCAATGATACAGCCCGACATGTTACTGCTGCAGGAAACACCAATGATTACAAGGGTGTGCTGTCTAAGGCTTTACACACCATTTACAGGATAAATGTTGGAGGCCCTAAAGTCACACCCGAAAACGACACGCTTTTGAGAAACTGGGTTCCGGACACCGACTACATCTATAATCCAGACAAGGCAAAGAATGTATTCCAACCCAGTAGACCTAGGTACAACCCGGATTATGCCAGTCAGTATACTGCCCCTGATCCTGTCTACCAGACTGCGAAAACGATGAATATAAATTCTAGTGGGCAAGCTGATTTTTTCAACATAACCTGGGGTTTTCATGTGCGTAGGAATGCTAGACACCTCGTTCGTGTTCACTTCTGTGACATTGTTGGGAAATCGGTTGCCGATCTAACGTTCaatctttatatttatagtaGGTTCAGTAAGAAAATCGGTTCCTACGAGTATGTTGACTTTTTAAATACTCCATTCTATGAAAAATTTGTGGTTGATTCTGATGATTCGGGAACTATGAATATCAGTATAGGCCCTAGGGATGATTCTTCTGAAAAAAATGCCTATCTGAATGGGCTAGAAATAATGGAGATACTGGAGACGTCGGGTTCAGTTCCTACAGTGAGTGAGCGCAAGAACAAACATGTTTTTCTTGTGGTTGTTTCGGTGCTTGGAGGCTTGGTTCTAATCTGCATTTTAGCAGTTGGATTCTTTTGGATTTTCAAATGCAGGAAGCAAAAGCCATTGGAAAACTCGGACTGGTCACCAATACCTGTATTTGGAGTTGGGAGTTCGCACAGCAGGGCGACTGAGGGCTCCCTTCTGCCTAACTTTTATCTTGCATTGAAGGTACCTCTTGCTGAAATCCTATCTGCGACAAACAACTTCGACACGAGGTTGCTGATTGGTAAGGGTGGCTTTGGGAATGTCTATAGGGGAACTCTCAGACATGGCCAAAAAATTGCTGTGAAACGGAGTGAGCCAGGGTCAAACCAAGGCTTCCCAGAATTCCAAACGGAAGTCATTGTTCTTTCCAAAATTCGCCACCGCCATCTTGTTTCCTTGATTGGGTATTGTGAGGAGAGATCTGAGATGATACTTGTCTATGAGTTCATGGAAAAGGGGACTTTAAAGGATCATCTTTATGCGTCCGATGTGCCTCGTTTGTCTTGGAAGCAAAGGCTTGAGATATGCATTGGTGCAGCAAGGGGTCTTCAATACCTCCACAAAGGTTCAGCTGGAGGAATAATACACCGTGATGTCAAGTCCACTAATATCTTGCTTGATGAATATTATGTTGCTAAAGTTGCCGACTTTGGCCTTTCGAAAACAGGTCCTCTTGATGACACCCATGTCAGCACAATTGTCAAAGGCACGTTTGGTTATCTCGATCCTGAGTATGTTAGGTCCCAACAGTTGACGGAAAAATCTGATGTGTATGCATTTGGAGTGGTTCTTCTCGAGGTGCTATGTGCACGGCCAGCAATTAATGTCATGCTTCCCGGGAAGCAAGTGAATTTGGCTGACTGGGCAATGCTCTGCAAGAAGGAAGGGTCACTTGAAGAGATTGTTGATCCTTCACTCAAGGGTCAGATTGATCCAAGCTCCCAAAGAAGATTTATTGAGACGGCAGAGAAATGTTTACAAGAATTCGGTGCTGATCGCCCCACCATGGATGATGTGGTCTGGGACTTGGAATATGCTTTACAGCTTCAACAAACTGCAATGCGGAGAGAACCACATGAGGACAGCTTAGGCGATGGTTTATCAGGATTGGCATTGCCCAATGTACAGCGGTTGCCTACATTTAGCGTTACGATGGATGGGAGCGATATGCCTGTTATGAGAAATGATGGCTCCAACGTTAAAGCAGATGATGGTTTTTCCCAGATGAAAATGGATGACGCCAGATAA
- the LOC122305034 gene encoding probable receptor-like protein kinase At2g23200 isoform X1, producing MEKLRFHKVHTPLFALLLFLLQFSSLQFLSMADYSLPDKYFINCGSATNVYNGQRNFVGDLNSSDSTSNSISFMDQNRVAIDSNQSSIESPLYQTARVFMHNSSYEFDIDTIGTYFVRLHFFAFSSTSNPTDLSTALFDVWTSGFSLLLNFTAKNSSYSPIIKEFLFSILSPGKFKVYFVPRGSSFAFINAMEVFLAPDNLINDTARHVTAAGNTNDYKGVLSKALHTIYRINVGGPKVTPENDTLLRNWVPDTDYIYNPDKAKNVFQPSRPRYNPDYASQYTAPDPVYQTAKTMNINSSGQADFFNITWGFHVRRNARHLVRVHFCDIVGKSVADLTFNLYIYSRFSKKIGSYEYVDFLNTPFYEKFVVDSDDSGTMNISIGPRDDSSEKNAYLNGLEIMEILETSGSVPTVSERKNKHVFLVVVSVLGGLVLICILAVGFFWIFKCRKQKPLENSDWSPIPVFGVGSSHSRATEGSLLPNFYLALKVPLAEILSATNNFDTRLLIGKGGFGNVYRGTLRHGQKIAVKRSEPGSNQGFPEFQTEVIVLSKIRHRHLVSLIGYCEERSEMILVYEFMEKGTLKDHLYASDVPRLSWKQRLEICIGAARGLQYLHKGSAGGIIHRDVKSTNILLDEYYVAKVADFGLSKTGPLDDTHVSTIVKGTFGYLDPEYVRSQQLTEKSDVYAFGVVLLEVLCARPAINVMLPGKQVNLADWAMLCKKEGSLEEIVDPSLKGQIDPSSQRRFIETAEKCLQEFGADRPTMDDVVWDLEYALQLQQTAMRREPHEDSLGDGLSGLALPNVQRLPTFSVTMDGSDMPVMRNDGSNVKADDGFSQMKMDDAR from the coding sequence ATGGAAAAGCTCAGGTTCCACAAAGTCCATACGCCTCTGTTTGCCCTTCTTTTATTTCTCCTCCAGTTCTCATCCCTCCAATTTCTGTCCATGGCAGATTACTCTCTCCCAGATAAGTATTTCATCAACTGCGGCTCTGCTACCAACGTCTACAACGGCCAACGGAATTTCGTCGGGGATTTGAATTCCAGTGACTCGACTTCCAATTCCATTTCCTTTATGGATCAAAACAGAGTCGCGATTGACAGCAACCAGTCTTCAATTGAATCACCTCTGTATCAGACAGCAAGAGTTTTTATGCACAACTCTTCGTATGAGTTCGATATCGACACTATTGGTACTTATTTTGTTCGCCTCCATTTCTTTGCTTTCTCCTCCACAAGCAATCCAACTGATCTCTCCACAGCGCTTTTTGACGTCTGGACTTCCGGGTTCTCACTGTTACTTAATTTCACTGCCAAAAACAGTAGCTACTCTCCTATAATAAAGGAATTCTTATTTAGCATACTCAGTCCTGGCAAATTCAAAGTGTATTTTGTTCCTCGGGGATCATCGTTTGCATTTATAAATGCTATGGAAGTCTTCCTTGCCCCTGACAATCTGATCAATGATACAGCCCGACATGTTACTGCTGCAGGAAACACCAATGATTACAAGGGTGTGCTGTCTAAGGCTTTACACACCATTTACAGGATAAATGTTGGAGGCCCTAAAGTCACACCCGAAAACGACACGCTTTTGAGAAACTGGGTTCCGGACACCGACTACATCTATAATCCAGACAAGGCAAAGAATGTATTCCAACCCAGTAGACCTAGGTACAACCCGGATTATGCCAGTCAGTATACTGCCCCTGATCCTGTCTACCAGACTGCGAAAACGATGAATATAAATTCTAGTGGGCAAGCTGATTTTTTCAACATAACCTGGGGTTTTCATGTGCGTAGGAATGCTAGACACCTCGTTCGTGTTCACTTCTGTGACATTGTTGGGAAATCGGTTGCCGATCTAACGTTCaatctttatatttatagtaGGTTCAGTAAGAAAATCGGTTCCTACGAGTATGTTGACTTTTTAAATACTCCATTCTATGAAAAATTTGTGGTTGATTCTGATGATTCGGGAACTATGAATATCAGTATAGGCCCTAGGGATGATTCTTCTGAAAAAAATGCCTATCTGAATGGGCTAGAAATAATGGAGATACTGGAGACGTCGGGTTCAGTTCCTACAGTGAGTGAGCGCAAGAACAAACATGTTTTTCTTGTGGTTGTTTCGGTGCTTGGAGGCTTGGTTCTAATCTGCATTTTAGCAGTTGGATTCTTTTGGATTTTCAAATGCAGGAAGCAAAAGCCATTGGAAAACTCGGACTGGTCACCAATACCTGTATTTGGAGTTGGGAGTTCGCACAGCAGGGCGACTGAGGGCTCCCTTCTGCCTAACTTTTATCTTGCATTGAAGGTACCTCTTGCTGAAATCCTATCTGCGACAAACAACTTCGACACGAGGTTGCTGATTGGTAAGGGTGGCTTTGGGAATGTCTATAGGGGAACTCTCAGACATGGCCAAAAAATTGCTGTGAAACGGAGTGAGCCAGGGTCAAACCAAGGCTTCCCAGAATTCCAAACGGAAGTCATTGTTCTTTCCAAAATTCGCCACCGCCATCTTGTTTCCTTGATTGGGTATTGTGAGGAGAGATCTGAGATGATACTTGTCTATGAGTTCATGGAAAAGGGGACTTTAAAGGATCATCTTTATGCGTCCGATGTGCCTCGTTTGTCTTGGAAGCAAAGGCTTGAGATATGCATTGGTGCAGCAAGGGGTCTTCAATACCTCCACAAAGGTTCAGCTGGAGGAATAATACACCGTGATGTCAAGTCCACTAATATCTTGCTTGATGAATATTATGTTGCTAAAGTTGCCGACTTTGGCCTTTCGAAAACAGGTCCTCTTGATGACACCCATGTCAGCACAATTGTCAAAGGCACGTTTGGTTATCTCGATCCTGAGTATGTTAGGTCCCAACAGTTGACGGAAAAATCTGATGTGTATGCATTTGGAGTGGTTCTTCTCGAGGTGCTATGTGCACGGCCAGCAATTAATGTCATGCTTCCCGGGAAGCAAGTGAATTTGGCTGACTGGGCAATGCTCTGCAAGAAGGAAGGGTCACTTGAAGAGATTGTTGATCCTTCACTCAAGGGTCAGATTGATCCAAGCTCCCAAAGAAGATTTATTGAGACGGCAGAGAAATGTTTACAAGAATTCGGTGCTGATCGCCCCACCATGGATGATGTGGTCTGGGACTTGGAATATGCTTTACAGCTTCAACAAACTGCAATGCGGAGAGAACCACATGAGGACAGCTTAGGCGATGGTTTATCAGGATTGGCATTGCCCAATGTACAGCGGTTGCCTACATTTAGCGTTACGATGGATGGGAGCGATATGCCTGTTATGAGAAATGATGGCTCCAACGTTAAAGCAGATGATGGTTTTTCCCAGATGAAAATGGATGACGCCAGATAA